Proteins co-encoded in one Bacillus paramycoides genomic window:
- the gpr gene encoding GPR endopeptidase — MKEPLDLSKYSVRTDLAVEAHQMLQERQEEQQGIQGVIVKEREEEGITITKVTIDEVASESMGKKPGNYLTLEVQGIRQQDTELQQKVERIFAKEFSYFLEEVGVTKEASCLIVGLGNWNVTPDALGPIVVENVLVTRHLFQLQPESVEEGFRPVSAIRPGVMGITGIETSDVIYGIIEKTKPDFVIAIDALAARSIERVNSTIQISDTGIHPGSGVGNKRKELSKETLGIPVIAIGVPTVVDAVSITSDTIDFILKHFGREMKEGNKPSRSLLPAGFSFGEKKKLTEEDMPDEKSRNMFLGAVGTLEDEEKRKLIYEVLSPLGHNLMVTPKEVDAFIEDMANVIASGLNAALHHQIDQDNTGAYTH; from the coding sequence ATGAAAGAACCATTAGATTTAAGTAAGTATAGTGTTAGAACGGACCTTGCTGTAGAGGCACATCAAATGTTGCAAGAGCGTCAAGAAGAGCAACAAGGAATACAAGGAGTTATTGTAAAAGAGAGGGAAGAAGAAGGTATTACCATTACGAAAGTAACGATTGATGAAGTTGCCTCTGAATCGATGGGTAAAAAACCTGGAAATTATTTAACGCTTGAAGTACAAGGTATACGTCAACAAGATACAGAGCTACAACAAAAAGTAGAGCGTATTTTTGCAAAAGAATTTTCGTATTTCTTAGAAGAGGTTGGCGTTACGAAAGAAGCGAGTTGTTTAATTGTTGGTCTTGGAAATTGGAATGTAACGCCCGATGCGCTTGGACCAATAGTTGTAGAAAATGTATTAGTAACGAGACATTTGTTTCAATTGCAGCCTGAAAGTGTAGAAGAAGGATTTAGGCCTGTTAGTGCGATTCGGCCGGGGGTAATGGGAATTACAGGAATTGAAACGAGCGATGTCATTTATGGAATCATTGAGAAGACAAAGCCAGACTTTGTTATTGCAATTGATGCATTAGCTGCTCGTTCGATTGAAAGGGTAAATAGTACGATACAAATTTCTGATACAGGAATTCATCCGGGATCGGGTGTTGGGAATAAACGTAAGGAACTCAGTAAAGAAACATTAGGAATTCCTGTTATCGCAATTGGTGTTCCGACTGTGGTGGATGCCGTTTCGATTACAAGCGATACAATTGATTTTATTTTGAAACATTTTGGCCGGGAGATGAAAGAAGGTAACAAACCTTCCCGATCTTTGTTGCCGGCTGGTTTTTCATTTGGAGAAAAGAAAAAATTAACAGAAGAAGATATGCCGGATGAAAAGAGCCGAAATATGTTTTTAGGTGCTGTAGGTACACTGGAGGATGAAGAGAAGAGGAAATTAATTTATGAAGTGTTATCTCCTCTAGGCCATAATTTAATGGTGACTCCGAAAGAAGTGGATGCCTTTATAGAGGATATGGCAAATGTAATAGCAAGTGGTTTAAATGCAGCACTGCATCATCAAATTGACCAAGATAATACAGGAGCATACACACATTGA
- a CDS encoding winged helix-turn-helix transcriptional regulator — translation MSENIRKDIQEKIQNGNFNCEKELTLSIISGKWKVVILWHLGVEGPHRFSELQRLFPSISHKVLSNQLKELMEDGIVDRTVYPEIPPRVEYYMTELGMSLLPIVEMMYDWGKMRMEQIRNTLEK, via the coding sequence ATGTCCGAAAATATTCGAAAAGATATTCAAGAAAAAATACAAAATGGCAATTTTAATTGTGAAAAGGAATTGACGCTTTCTATTATTAGTGGAAAGTGGAAAGTTGTAATATTGTGGCATCTTGGTGTGGAAGGGCCTCATCGTTTTAGTGAATTACAACGATTATTTCCAAGCATTTCTCATAAAGTTTTGTCAAACCAATTAAAAGAGTTAATGGAAGATGGGATTGTTGATCGAACGGTATACCCAGAGATTCCTCCGCGAGTGGAATATTATATGACCGAATTAGGCATGTCGCTTTTACCAATCGTTGAAATGATGTATGATTGGGGAAAAATGCGAATGGAACAAATTCGTAATACGTTAGAGAAGTAA
- the rpsT gene encoding 30S ribosomal protein S20, which yields MANIKSAIKRAKLSEERRAHNASIKSDMRSAVKTVEALVTNNDLENAKEAFKTASKKLDKAARKGLIHQNAAARQKSRLAKQVNA from the coding sequence ATGGCAAACATCAAATCTGCTATCAAACGCGCTAAACTTAGCGAAGAGCGTCGTGCACATAACGCTTCTATCAAGTCTGACATGCGTTCTGCTGTTAAAACTGTTGAAGCTTTAGTTACTAATAACGATCTTGAAAATGCTAAAGAAGCTTTCAAAACTGCTTCTAAAAAACTTGACAAAGCAGCTCGTAAAGGTCTTATCCACCAAAACGCTGCAGCTCGTCAAAAATCTCGCTTAGCGAAACAAGTAAACGCGTAA
- the holA gene encoding DNA polymerase III subunit delta, with protein MSDIHKKIKKKQFAPLYLLYGTEAFFINETIKLITTEALEEEDREFNVVTYDLEEAYLEDVVEDARTLPFFGERKVLLIKSPLFLTSQKEKLEQNIKILEEYIGEPSPFSILVFVAPYEKLDERKKITKLLKKTADVIEANAMQVQDVQKWIVARADEVHVHIDHAAVSLLLELVGSNVTMLAKEMDKLTLYVGMGGEITPKLVAELVPKSVEQNVFALTEKVVKKDIAGAMQILDGLFTQQEEPIKLLALLVSQFRLLHQVKELQQRGYGQNQIASHIGVHPYRVKLAMNQTKFFSFEELKKVIIELAEADYSMKTGKMDKKLVLEFFLMRLNHM; from the coding sequence ATGAGTGATATACATAAAAAAATTAAAAAGAAGCAGTTTGCTCCGTTGTATTTACTGTATGGAACGGAAGCGTTTTTTATAAATGAAACGATAAAGCTTATTACAACAGAAGCGCTTGAAGAGGAAGATCGCGAGTTTAATGTCGTGACATATGATTTAGAAGAAGCGTATTTAGAAGATGTGGTTGAGGATGCACGTACACTTCCTTTTTTCGGAGAGCGTAAAGTACTATTAATAAAATCACCACTATTTTTAACTTCACAAAAAGAAAAGTTAGAACAAAATATAAAAATTTTAGAAGAATATATTGGGGAGCCTTCTCCGTTTTCTATTCTTGTTTTTGTTGCGCCTTACGAAAAGCTTGATGAACGAAAAAAAATTACAAAACTATTAAAGAAAACAGCGGATGTAATAGAAGCGAACGCAATGCAAGTGCAAGATGTTCAGAAGTGGATTGTTGCTCGTGCAGATGAAGTGCATGTACATATTGATCATGCAGCTGTTAGTTTGTTGTTAGAGCTTGTAGGAAGCAATGTAACGATGTTGGCGAAGGAAATGGACAAGTTAACGTTATATGTCGGTATGGGCGGAGAGATTACACCGAAACTCGTTGCAGAGCTTGTGCCAAAATCAGTTGAACAAAATGTGTTTGCTTTGACAGAAAAAGTGGTGAAAAAGGATATCGCGGGTGCGATGCAAATTTTGGATGGATTATTTACGCAGCAGGAGGAACCTATTAAATTACTTGCATTATTAGTAAGTCAATTCCGTTTGTTGCATCAAGTGAAAGAGTTACAGCAGCGTGGTTATGGGCAGAATCAAATTGCGTCTCATATTGGTGTGCATCCATATCGTGTAAAGTTAGCGATGAATCAAACGAAGTTTTTCTCTTTTGAAGAATTAAAAAAAGTAATTATAGAATTAGCGGAAGCTGATTATAGTATGAAAACGGGAAAAATGGATAAGAAACTTGTACTTGAGTTTTTCTTAATGCGGTTAAATCATATGTGA
- the dnaK gene encoding chaperone protein DnaK, whose translation MSKIIGIDLGTTNSCVAVMEGGEPKVIPNPEGNRTTPSVVAFKNEERQVGEVAKRQAITNPNTIMSVKRHMGTDYKVEIEGKEYTPQEISAIILQNLKASAEAYLGETVTKAVITVPAYFNDAERQATKDAGRIAGLEVERIINEPTAAALAYGLEKQDEEQKILVYDLGGGTFDVSILELADGTFEVISTAGDNRLGGDDFDQVIIDHLVAEFKKENNIDLSQDKMALQRLKDAAEKAKKDLSGVTQTQISLPFISAGAAGPLHLELTLTRAKFEELSANLVERTLEPTRRALKDAGLSASELDRVILVGGSTRIPAVQEAIKRETGKEPYKGVNPDEVVALGAAVQGGVLTGDVEGVLLLDVTPLSLGIETMGGVFTKLIERNTTIPTSKSQVFSTAADNQPAVDIHVLQGERPMSADNKTLGRFQLTDIPPAPRGIPQIEVTFDIDANGIVNVRAKDLGTSKEQAITIQSSSGLSDEEVDRMVKEAEANADADQKRKEEVELRNEADQLVFQTDKVVKDLEGKVDAAEVTKATEAKEALQAAIEKNELEEIRAKKDALQEIVQQLTVKLYEQAQAAAGQAEGAQGAQDAGAKKDNVVDAEFEEVKEDK comes from the coding sequence ATGAGTAAAATTATCGGTATTGACTTAGGTACAACAAACTCTTGTGTAGCTGTTATGGAAGGTGGAGAACCAAAGGTTATCCCAAATCCAGAAGGAAACCGTACAACACCTTCTGTTGTAGCTTTCAAAAATGAAGAACGTCAAGTTGGGGAAGTAGCAAAGCGTCAAGCAATTACAAACCCAAATACAATCATGTCTGTTAAACGTCATATGGGTACAGACTACAAAGTAGAAATCGAAGGTAAAGAATATACACCTCAAGAAATTTCTGCAATCATTTTACAAAACTTAAAAGCTTCTGCTGAAGCATACTTAGGTGAAACAGTAACGAAAGCTGTTATTACAGTACCTGCATACTTCAACGATGCAGAACGTCAAGCAACAAAAGATGCTGGTCGTATCGCCGGTTTAGAAGTTGAGCGTATCATTAACGAACCAACAGCAGCAGCCCTTGCTTACGGTTTAGAAAAACAAGATGAAGAGCAAAAAATCTTAGTATATGACTTAGGTGGCGGTACATTTGACGTATCTATCCTTGAGTTAGCAGATGGAACGTTCGAAGTTATTTCAACTGCTGGTGACAACCGTCTTGGTGGAGATGACTTTGACCAAGTTATCATCGATCACTTAGTGGCTGAGTTCAAAAAAGAAAATAACATTGATTTAAGCCAAGATAAAATGGCACTTCAACGTTTGAAAGATGCAGCTGAAAAAGCGAAAAAAGATCTTTCAGGTGTAACACAAACACAAATTTCATTACCATTCATTAGTGCTGGAGCTGCTGGTCCATTACATTTAGAATTAACATTAACAAGAGCGAAATTCGAAGAGCTTTCAGCAAACCTTGTTGAAAGAACATTAGAGCCAACTCGTCGTGCTTTAAAAGATGCTGGTCTATCTGCAAGTGAATTAGATCGCGTTATCCTTGTTGGTGGTTCTACTCGTATCCCAGCTGTACAAGAAGCTATTAAACGTGAAACTGGTAAAGAACCATATAAAGGTGTAAACCCTGATGAAGTTGTAGCATTAGGTGCTGCAGTTCAAGGTGGCGTACTTACTGGTGATGTAGAAGGCGTACTATTATTAGACGTAACTCCACTTTCTTTAGGTATTGAAACTATGGGTGGCGTGTTCACGAAATTAATTGAGCGCAACACTACAATTCCAACAAGTAAGTCACAAGTATTCTCAACAGCTGCTGATAACCAACCAGCAGTAGATATTCATGTATTACAAGGTGAGCGTCCAATGTCAGCTGACAACAAAACGTTAGGACGTTTCCAATTAACAGATATCCCACCAGCACCACGTGGTATTCCACAAATCGAAGTAACATTCGATATTGATGCGAACGGTATCGTTAACGTACGTGCGAAAGATCTAGGAACAAGCAAAGAACAAGCTATTACAATCCAATCTTCTTCAGGTCTTTCTGATGAAGAAGTAGATCGTATGGTAAAAGAAGCAGAAGCAAACGCTGACGCTGATCAAAAACGTAAGGAAGAAGTTGAACTTCGTAACGAAGCTGACCAACTTGTATTCCAAACAGATAAAGTTGTAAAAGACTTAGAAGGTAAAGTGGATGCTGCTGAAGTTACGAAAGCAACAGAAGCGAAAGAAGCATTACAAGCTGCGATCGAAAAGAACGAGCTTGAGGAAATCCGTGCGAAAAAAGACGCTTTACAAGAAATCGTACAACAATTAACTGTTAAATTATACGAGCAAGCTCAAGCTGCTGCAGGGCAAGCAGAAGGTGCGCAAGGAGCACAAGATGCTGGCGCTAAGAAAGACAATGTAGTTGACGCTGAGTTTGAAGAAGTAAAAGAAGACAAGTAA
- the grpE gene encoding nucleotide exchange factor GrpE codes for MEERNEQVVEEMKEEVKEAKVEEAVTSENSEETVEEKSEAALLQEKVDELQAKLTETEGRMLRLQADFENYKRRVQMDKQAAEKYRAQSLVSDILPALDNFERAMQVEATDEQMKSLLQGMEMVYRQLLEAMTKEGVEAIEAVGKQFDPHEHQAVMQVEDSEFESNAVVEEFQKGYKLKDRVIRPSMVKVNQ; via the coding sequence GTGGAAGAGCGTAACGAACAAGTTGTAGAAGAAATGAAAGAAGAAGTAAAAGAAGCAAAAGTTGAAGAAGCCGTAACATCTGAAAACAGCGAAGAAACTGTTGAAGAAAAAAGTGAGGCTGCTCTTTTACAAGAAAAGGTAGATGAATTGCAAGCGAAACTGACGGAAACAGAAGGCCGTATGCTACGTCTACAAGCAGATTTTGAAAATTATAAGCGCCGTGTTCAAATGGATAAACAGGCTGCTGAAAAATATAGAGCACAAAGTCTTGTTTCAGATATTTTGCCAGCTCTTGATAATTTTGAAAGAGCGATGCAAGTGGAAGCAACTGATGAGCAAATGAAGTCCTTATTACAAGGGATGGAAATGGTATATCGTCAATTGTTAGAAGCGATGACAAAAGAAGGTGTAGAAGCGATTGAAGCTGTTGGTAAACAGTTTGATCCTCATGAACACCAAGCTGTTATGCAAGTAGAAGACAGCGAATTTGAATCAAACGCGGTTGTGGAAGAATTCCAAAAAGGTTATAAATTAAAAGACCGTGTAATTCGCCCATCGATGGTAAAAGTAAATCAATAA
- the hrcA gene encoding heat-inducible transcriptional repressor HrcA produces the protein MLTERQLLILQTIIDDFIGSAQPVGSRTLAKKDEITFSSATIRNEMADLEELGFIEKTHSSSGRVPSEKGYRFYVDHLLAPQNLPNDEIVQIKDLFAERIFEAEKIAQQSAQILSELTNYTAIVLGPKLSTNKLKNVQIVPLDRQTAVAIIVTDTGHVQSKTITVPESVDLSDLEKMVNILNEKLSGVPMLELHNKIFKEIVTVLRGYVHNYDSAIKMLDGTFQVPLSEKIYFGGKANMLSQPEFHDIHKVRSLLTMIDNEAEFYDILRHKQVGIQVKIGRENSATAMEDCSLISATYSIGEEQLGTIAILGPTRMQYSRVISLLQLFTRQITDGLKK, from the coding sequence ATGCTTACGGAACGTCAGCTCTTAATTTTACAAACAATTATTGATGACTTTATTGGATCAGCGCAACCTGTTGGGTCAAGGACGCTGGCTAAGAAAGATGAAATTACATTTAGTTCAGCTACTATTCGAAATGAAATGGCTGATTTAGAGGAACTAGGATTTATTGAAAAAACACATAGTTCTTCTGGACGTGTTCCTTCTGAAAAAGGATACCGATTTTATGTAGATCATCTTTTAGCGCCGCAAAACTTACCGAACGATGAAATTGTACAAATTAAAGATTTATTTGCTGAAAGAATTTTTGAAGCGGAAAAGATTGCGCAGCAATCGGCTCAAATTTTATCAGAGCTTACGAATTATACGGCCATTGTTCTTGGACCGAAGTTAAGCACAAATAAACTTAAAAACGTACAAATTGTACCGCTTGATCGTCAAACTGCAGTCGCTATTATTGTAACGGATACAGGGCATGTACAAAGCAAAACGATTACCGTTCCGGAATCTGTTGATTTATCAGATTTAGAAAAAATGGTTAATATTTTAAATGAAAAGCTATCAGGCGTACCAATGTTGGAACTCCATAATAAAATCTTTAAAGAGATTGTTACGGTATTGCGCGGGTATGTTCATAACTACGATAGTGCAATAAAAATGTTAGATGGTACATTTCAAGTTCCTTTATCGGAAAAGATATACTTTGGGGGAAAAGCAAATATGCTTTCGCAACCAGAGTTCCATGACATTCACAAAGTAAGATCCTTGCTGACGATGATTGATAATGAAGCTGAGTTTTATGACATTTTGCGTCATAAACAAGTAGGTATTCAAGTGAAAATTGGTAGGGAAAACTCTGCGACAGCCATGGAAGATTGTAGTTTAATTTCTGCAACATATTCGATTGGAGAAGAACAGCTTGGAACAATTGCTATTTTAGGTCCGACAAGAATGCAATACTCTCGGGTAATTAGTTTGTTACAGTTATTTACAAGGCAAATTACAGATGGACTAAAAAAATAA
- the lepA gene encoding elongation factor 4, producing MNKEERAKRQSKIRNFSIIAHIDHGKSTLADRILEKTNALTQREMKAQLLDSMDLERERGITIKLNAVQLNYKAKDGEEYILHLIDTPGHVDFTYEVSRSLAACEGAILVVDAAQGIEAQTLANVYLALDNNLEILPVINKIDLPSADPERVRQEVEDVIGLDASEAVLASAKAGIGIEEILEQIVEKVPAPTGDSEEPLQCMIFDSLYDPYRGVIAYIRVVNGTVKVGDKVRMMATGKEFEVTEVGVFTPKTTQRDELTVGDVGFLAASIKNVGDTRVGDTITHAKRPAAEPLAGYRKLNPMVFCGLYPIDSARYNDLRDALEKLELNDSALEFEPETSQALGFGFRCGFLGLLHMEIIQERIEREFKIDLITTAPSVIYKVYLTNGEDVIVDNPSNMPDPQSIDRVEEPFVKASIMVPNDYVGAVMEICQGKRGTFIDMQYLDETRVTLTYEIPLSEIVYDFFDQLKSNTKGYASFDYELIGYKPSKLVKMDILLNNEQVDALSFIVHRDSAYDRGKVIVEKLKDLIPRQQFEVPIQATIGNKVVARSTIKAMRKNVLAKCYGGDISRKRKLLDKQKEGKKRMKSVGSVEVPQEAFMAVLKMDDN from the coding sequence ATGAACAAAGAAGAAAGAGCAAAAAGACAGTCCAAAATTCGTAACTTCTCTATCATTGCTCATATTGACCACGGAAAGTCAACGTTAGCAGACCGTATTTTAGAGAAAACAAACGCGTTAACACAACGTGAAATGAAAGCTCAGTTGCTTGACTCTATGGATTTAGAGCGTGAGCGTGGTATTACAATTAAATTAAACGCAGTACAGTTAAACTATAAAGCAAAAGACGGTGAAGAATATATTCTTCACTTAATTGATACACCAGGACACGTCGACTTTACGTACGAAGTATCTCGTAGTTTAGCGGCTTGTGAAGGTGCGATTCTTGTAGTAGATGCAGCGCAAGGTATTGAAGCGCAAACGTTAGCAAACGTATACTTAGCGCTTGATAACAATTTAGAGATTTTACCAGTTATTAATAAAATCGACTTACCAAGTGCAGACCCAGAGCGTGTACGCCAAGAGGTAGAAGATGTAATCGGTTTAGATGCATCAGAAGCTGTACTTGCTTCTGCAAAAGCTGGGATTGGTATCGAAGAGATTTTAGAACAAATCGTTGAAAAAGTACCAGCACCAACAGGAGATTCAGAAGAGCCGTTACAATGTATGATTTTTGACTCTTTATATGATCCATACCGCGGTGTAATTGCATATATTCGTGTTGTTAACGGAACAGTAAAAGTTGGCGATAAAGTACGTATGATGGCAACTGGAAAAGAGTTTGAAGTAACAGAAGTAGGTGTATTCACACCGAAAACTACGCAACGTGATGAGTTAACAGTAGGTGATGTAGGTTTCTTAGCAGCATCGATTAAAAATGTTGGTGACACACGCGTTGGTGATACGATTACACACGCGAAACGTCCAGCGGCAGAGCCGTTAGCAGGTTACCGTAAATTAAACCCAATGGTATTCTGTGGTTTATATCCGATTGATTCTGCACGTTACAATGATTTACGTGATGCGTTAGAAAAATTAGAGTTAAATGATTCTGCTCTTGAGTTTGAACCAGAAACATCTCAAGCGCTAGGATTTGGTTTCCGTTGTGGTTTCTTAGGACTTCTTCACATGGAAATCATTCAAGAGCGTATTGAACGTGAATTTAAAATTGACTTAATTACAACGGCGCCAAGCGTTATTTATAAAGTTTATTTAACAAATGGTGAAGATGTTATTGTTGATAACCCATCTAATATGCCAGATCCACAGTCTATCGATCGTGTAGAAGAGCCGTTTGTGAAGGCTTCAATTATGGTTCCAAATGACTATGTTGGAGCTGTAATGGAAATTTGCCAAGGTAAACGTGGAACGTTTATTGATATGCAATATTTAGATGAAACACGTGTTACATTAACATATGAAATCCCGTTATCAGAAATCGTATATGATTTCTTCGATCAATTGAAATCAAACACAAAAGGATATGCATCATTTGATTACGAGTTAATTGGCTACAAACCATCTAAGCTTGTGAAAATGGATATTCTTTTAAATAATGAACAAGTCGATGCCCTATCATTTATCGTACACCGTGATTCAGCGTATGACCGTGGTAAAGTGATTGTAGAAAAATTAAAAGATTTAATTCCAAGACAGCAGTTCGAAGTACCAATTCAAGCGACGATCGGAAACAAAGTTGTAGCCCGTTCTACAATTAAAGCGATGCGTAAAAACGTACTTGCGAAATGTTACGGTGGTGACATTTCTCGTAAGCGTAAACTTCTTGATAAGCAAAAAGAGGGTAAAAAGCGTATGAAGTCTGTTGGTTCTGTAGAAGTACCGCAAGAAGCATTCATGGCTGTACTGAAAATGGATGACAACTAA
- the dnaJ gene encoding chaperone protein DnaJ, which translates to MSKRDYYEVLGLSKGASKDEIKKAYRRLAKKYHPDVSKEENAIEKFKEVQEAYEVLSDDQKRAQYDQFGHAGANQGFGGFGGGGDFGGGFGFEDIFSSFFGGGGGRRRDPNAPRQGADLQYQVTLDFEEAIFGKELNVEIPVEDPCDTCKGSGAKPGTSKETCKHCSGSGQVSVEQNTPFGRIVNRQACGHCSGTGQMIKEKCTTCHGSGKVRKRKKINVKIPAGIDNGQQIRVSGKGEAGVNGGPAGDLYVVVHVRDHEFFEREGDHIICEMPLTFAQMALGAEVEVPTVHGKVKLKIPAGTQTGTEFRLKGKGAPNVRGYGQGDQYVVVRVVVPTKLTSHQKDLLREFAGQEEQDDSLFGKLKRAFKGE; encoded by the coding sequence ATGAGTAAACGAGACTATTATGAGGTCCTTGGACTTAGCAAGGGTGCTTCAAAAGATGAAATAAAAAAAGCGTATCGTCGTTTGGCTAAAAAATACCATCCAGACGTAAGTAAAGAAGAAAATGCAATTGAAAAGTTTAAAGAAGTACAAGAAGCATACGAAGTGTTAAGCGACGATCAAAAGCGCGCGCAATATGATCAATTTGGTCATGCTGGTGCTAATCAAGGCTTCGGTGGCTTTGGCGGCGGAGGAGACTTCGGCGGTGGTTTCGGTTTTGAAGATATCTTTAGTTCATTCTTTGGCGGCGGTGGCGGCAGACGTCGTGATCCAAATGCTCCGCGCCAAGGTGCTGACTTACAATATCAAGTCACTTTAGATTTTGAAGAAGCTATTTTTGGTAAAGAATTAAATGTCGAGATTCCAGTAGAAGATCCATGTGATACTTGTAAAGGTAGCGGGGCAAAACCAGGAACTTCAAAAGAAACATGTAAACATTGCTCAGGATCAGGGCAAGTAAGTGTAGAACAAAATACACCATTTGGTCGTATCGTAAACCGTCAAGCTTGTGGTCATTGTTCAGGAACTGGTCAAATGATTAAAGAAAAATGTACGACATGCCACGGTTCTGGTAAAGTACGTAAACGTAAAAAAATCAACGTTAAAATTCCAGCAGGTATCGATAATGGTCAACAAATCCGTGTATCTGGAAAAGGTGAAGCGGGCGTAAATGGCGGACCGGCAGGAGATTTATATGTTGTTGTTCATGTAAGAGATCATGAATTCTTTGAACGTGAAGGAGATCACATTATTTGCGAAATGCCATTAACATTCGCGCAAATGGCACTTGGTGCTGAAGTGGAAGTTCCTACTGTTCATGGGAAAGTGAAGCTGAAAATTCCAGCAGGCACACAAACAGGAACAGAATTTCGCTTAAAAGGGAAAGGTGCTCCGAACGTACGTGGATACGGTCAAGGAGATCAATATGTAGTCGTTCGTGTTGTTGTACCGACGAAATTAACTTCACATCAAAAAGATTTATTGCGTGAATTTGCGGGACAAGAAGAGCAGGATGATAGTTTATTTGGAAAGCTTAAACGTGCTTTCAAAGGGGAATAA
- the hemW gene encoding radical SAM family heme chaperone HemW, whose product MVQAAYIHIPFCQHICHYCDFNKVFIERQPVDQYLEYLEKEIINTVQKVPFDSMKTIFVGGGTPTALNMEQTKKLLDIINRRLRPFAPNCELTFEANPGDLPKEKLNVLLEGGVNRISFGVQTFRDELLEKIGRKHTREDAFVAIREAQEVGFKNINVDIIYALPGQTIEDVKETLDIAFTLGVQHFSAYSLIVEPKTVFYNLMNKGKLRLPGEDHEAKMYEMVMDEMEKHGYSQYEISNFSKGDNESRHNLTYWNNEEYYGFGAGAHSYVNGERIQNVGPLKQYFNKIDETGFPYLDVHVVTEKERMEEELFLGLRKTKGVSKIAFQKKFNMEMDQVFAKQLQNNQEQGLLEESDGYVRLTRKGKLLGNEVFQSFLID is encoded by the coding sequence TTGGTGCAAGCTGCATATATTCATATTCCGTTTTGTCAGCATATTTGTCACTATTGTGATTTTAATAAAGTGTTTATTGAACGCCAGCCAGTCGATCAATATTTAGAGTATTTAGAGAAAGAAATTATAAATACAGTTCAAAAAGTACCGTTTGATAGTATGAAAACGATTTTTGTTGGTGGAGGAACTCCGACAGCATTAAACATGGAGCAAACAAAGAAATTATTAGATATTATAAATCGTCGTTTACGTCCGTTTGCCCCGAATTGTGAATTAACATTTGAAGCGAACCCGGGTGATTTGCCGAAAGAGAAGTTAAATGTGTTACTAGAAGGTGGAGTAAACCGAATTAGTTTTGGTGTGCAAACATTTCGAGATGAATTGCTTGAGAAAATTGGACGTAAGCATACGAGAGAAGATGCGTTTGTAGCAATTAGAGAAGCGCAGGAAGTAGGCTTTAAAAATATAAATGTAGATATTATTTATGCTCTGCCAGGGCAGACGATAGAAGATGTAAAAGAAACATTAGACATTGCTTTTACGCTTGGTGTACAACATTTCTCGGCATATTCATTAATTGTGGAACCGAAAACGGTATTTTATAACTTAATGAATAAAGGGAAATTAAGACTTCCAGGTGAAGACCATGAAGCGAAAATGTACGAAATGGTAATGGATGAAATGGAGAAACATGGCTATAGCCAGTATGAAATTAGTAATTTCTCAAAAGGTGATAATGAAAGTAGACATAATCTCACATACTGGAATAATGAAGAGTATTATGGATTTGGAGCTGGGGCGCATAGTTATGTAAATGGAGAACGTATTCAAAATGTGGGACCGCTCAAGCAATACTTCAATAAAATTGATGAAACCGGATTTCCGTATTTAGATGTTCACGTGGTGACGGAGAAAGAAAGAATGGAAGAAGAGTTGTTCTTAGGGCTTCGAAAAACAAAAGGTGTATCTAAAATAGCGTTTCAAAAGAAATTTAATATGGAGATGGATCAAGTTTTCGCGAAGCAGTTACAAAACAACCAAGAACAAGGATTGCTTGAAGAGAGCGATGGATATGTTCGTTTAACACGAAAAGGAAAATTATTAGGGAATGAAGTATTCCAATCATTTTTGATTGACTAA
- a CDS encoding YqxA family protein produces the protein MGREDNPLSRFSLLCICSAAICLLMMIAGVALANYGLKSMKGYQQMSYEQIAHMTGTKGEAAESEILEGSFSATEKQKQLESLRSFNVVEGMGMAIASVAYEITKFGTDIVVGKVREIFS, from the coding sequence ATGGGAAGAGAGGATAATCCTTTAAGTCGCTTTTCGCTTTTATGTATATGTAGTGCGGCCATATGCTTACTTATGATGATAGCAGGGGTGGCACTTGCTAATTACGGTTTGAAAAGTATGAAAGGTTATCAGCAAATGTCGTATGAACAAATCGCACATATGACAGGAACAAAAGGTGAGGCTGCTGAATCAGAAATTTTGGAGGGTTCGTTTTCCGCTACTGAAAAACAAAAACAATTAGAAAGCTTAAGAAGTTTTAATGTTGTAGAAGGAATGGGTATGGCGATAGCAAGTGTCGCCTATGAAATAACAAAGTTTGGAACAGACATAGTTGTCGGGAAAGTAAGAGAAATTTTTAGTTAA